A window from Planctomycetota bacterium encodes these proteins:
- a CDS encoding Gfo/Idh/MocA family oxidoreductase, protein MQDHVSRRSFFRAVAVGVAAPYVLTSQALGGPEKEPASDRIAVGHIGVGGMGGGHLRQVIGSRVATAVAVCDVDRERLSRAESATEGKAKPYHDFRQLLERPDIDAVIIGSPDHWHALHTLHAVVAGKDVYVQKPMCVTVREGQAMIAATRRHRRVVQVGSQGRSQSGGRYSAQYVRNGYCGTVREVRCWHYPNPSRPASPPEPVPPGLDYDLWLGPLPYFPYHPAHTHGSFRWLMCSGGGNIRDRGAHIFGIVCWTMNVDHTGPVSVVATGDRPEGLYDIPVTMSVTYEFKNPDWTLHWDQPGEPKGFTPDEKPFPYGVEFIGDKDSLVVGHCDGVRADKKVFFEPGAHETALYVSNDHVGNFFDCVKSRKDPIVPVEAGHRITSLCALGNIAWRVGRKLTYDPVKEEFVGDEDANRLLHAPYREPWALL, encoded by the coding sequence ATGCAGGACCATGTCTCGCGTCGGAGTTTCTTTAGAGCTGTCGCCGTCGGCGTCGCCGCCCCCTACGTGCTGACGAGCCAGGCCCTGGGCGGGCCGGAAAAGGAGCCGGCGAGCGACCGCATCGCCGTCGGCCACATCGGGGTGGGCGGCATGGGCGGGGGACACCTGCGCCAGGTGATCGGCAGCCGCGTGGCCACGGCCGTCGCCGTGTGCGATGTGGACAGGGAGCGCCTCTCGCGCGCCGAGTCGGCCACCGAGGGCAAGGCCAAGCCCTACCACGACTTCCGCCAGCTCCTCGAGCGGCCCGATATTGATGCCGTGATCATCGGCTCGCCCGACCACTGGCACGCGCTCCACACCCTCCACGCCGTCGTCGCGGGCAAGGACGTCTACGTCCAGAAGCCCATGTGCGTGACGGTGCGCGAGGGCCAGGCGATGATCGCCGCCACGCGGCGCCACCGCCGCGTGGTGCAGGTGGGCAGCCAGGGCCGCTCGCAGAGCGGCGGCCGCTACTCGGCCCAATACGTCCGCAACGGCTACTGCGGCACGGTGCGCGAGGTCCGTTGCTGGCACTACCCGAACCCCAGCCGCCCGGCCTCGCCGCCCGAGCCCGTGCCGCCCGGACTCGACTACGATCTGTGGCTGGGCCCGCTGCCCTACTTCCCCTACCACCCGGCGCACACCCACGGCAGCTTCCGCTGGCTCATGTGCAGCGGCGGCGGCAACATTCGCGACCGCGGCGCGCACATCTTCGGCATCGTGTGCTGGACGATGAATGTGGACCACACCGGCCCCGTCTCGGTCGTGGCCACGGGCGACCGCCCCGAGGGGCTGTACGACATCCCCGTCACCATGAGCGTGACCTACGAGTTCAAGAACCCCGACTGGACGCTCCACTGGGACCAGCCGGGCGAGCCGAAAGGCTTTACGCCCGACGAGAAGCCGTTCCCCTACGGTGTGGAGTTCATCGGCGACAAGGATTCGCTGGTCGTGGGCCACTGCGACGGCGTGCGGGCCGACAAGAAGGTCTTCTTCGAGCCCGGCGCCCACGAAACGGCGCTCTATGTGAGCAATGACCACGTGGGCAACTTCTTCGACTGCGTGAAGAGCCGCAAGGACCCGATCGTGCCGGTCGAAGCGGGCCATCGCATCACCAGCCTGTGCGCCCTGGGCAACATCGCCTGGCGAGTCGGCCGCAAGCTCACCTACGACCCTGTGAAAGAGGAGTTCGTCGGCGACGAGGACGCGAACCGCCTGCTCCACGCGCCGTACCGCGAGCCGTGGGCGCTGCTGTGA